A window of the Lolium perenne isolate Kyuss_39 chromosome 7, Kyuss_2.0, whole genome shotgun sequence genome harbors these coding sequences:
- the LOC127316397 gene encoding MEIOTIC F-BOX protein MOF-like produces MRGGDRFEVLPDDLVQHVLSFLPSRDAVETAVLARRWRYLWRSTPAVRVNGSGDGFRLFVNSLLLHRDGASPLRSFEIDADLLIGEESDDDDEYSYFDPHVDLWIRHALSTCRARSLTVRIPLPADQDRWSPKPFASPHLTTMRLQGVDLDHGSLDFSCCTKLLHLSLTACSLDGDAIVSPSLERLHIMDCASESPIRISTPSLRHLQLSGDHDGICTAPSSLDTMPCLTNASIQLTGFIEGGDGDANAGRSLILRGLSEATSLELIATRSDGRTIFLRDLAWCPTFPKLKTLILNEWCVYDDVTAIECLLRHTPRLESLILQLNFKNHPKLQVEGEGSDNTSEQSILNFEHLKTVEITNRTPYYYERVVYFDTRIDEVFKLFSDLGIPSSKISINYEKPEATQSTNSLPMQLNDGGFSTPIKKTSAPLFVS; encoded by the exons ATGAGAGGCGGCGATCGCTTTGAAGTGCTGCCGGACGATCTCGTCCAGCACGTGCTCTCCTTCCTGCCGTCTCGCGATGCGGTGGAGACGGCCGTGCTCGCCCGCCGCTGGCGCTACCTGTGGAGGTCCACCCCCGCCGTCCGCGTCAACGGCTCAGGCGACGGCTTTCGCCTCTTCGTCAACAGCTTGCTGCTCCACCGTGATGGCGCCTCCCCGCTACGCTCGTTTGAGATCGACGCCGACCTGCTCATAGGCgaggaaagcgacgacgacgacgagtacaGCTATTTCGACCCTCACGTCGACCTCTGGATCAGGCACGCTCTGTCGACTTGCCGCGCGCGCTCGCTCACCGTGCGCATCCCCTTACCTGCCGACCAAGATAGGTGGTCGCCTAAACCTTTCGCCTCCCCGCACCTGACGACGATGCGCCTCCAGGGGGTCGATCTCGACCACGGCAGCCTCGATTTCTCCTGCTGCACGAAGCTTCTCCACCTCAGCCTCACTGCCTGCAGCCTCGATGGCGACGCCATCGTGTCGCCCTCGCTGGAGCGCCTCCATATCATGGACTGCGCCTCAGAATCGCCGATCAGGATTTCCACCCCGAGCCTCCGTCATCTGCAGCTATCCGGTGACCACGACGGGATCTGTACTGCACCGTCGTCTCTCGACACCATGCCTTGCTTAACCAATGCAAGCATCCAGCTTACTGGCTTCATCGAGGGCGGCGATGGTGATGCCAATGCCGGCCGCTCTTTGATTCTCCGTGGATTATCGGAAGCCACCAGCCTGGAGCTCATAGCTACGAGGAGCGATGGAAGG ACTATCTTCCTAAGGGATTTGGCATGGTGCCCTACATTCCCAAAGTTAAAGACCTTGATACTTAATGAGTGGTGTGTGTATGATGATGTAACTGCCATTGAGTGCCTTCTACGCCACACGCCAAGATTGGAGAGCCTCATTCTGCAACTTAATTTTAAG AACCACCCTAAACTCCAGGTGGAAGGAGAAGGAAGTGATAATACATCAGAACAGTCTATTCTTAACTTTGAGCACCTTAAGACAGTGGAGATCACGAACCGTACACCTTATTATTATGAACGGGTGGTATATTTTGACACAAGGATTGATGAAGTTTTTAAGCTGTTCAGTGACTTGGGCATACCTAGCAGTAAGATCAGTATCAACTACGAGAAACCTGAAG CAACGCAATCTACCAATAGTTTGCCAATGCAGTTGAATGATGGAGGATTTAGCACACCCATAAAGAAAACAAGTGCTCCTCTCTTTGTGAGTTAA